The Pseudomonas graminis region CACGCTAATAATTCAAATCTGCTTTCTTCAGGTACATCCCGTTTGGCCCGGACGCAATGCGGTATTTTAGAACGTCCCCCGCATTGATGTGCAGACGCGTGTTGTTCTGCGCCTCAATGCCCGGCGAGCAGCCCGGCGTCTGCCCCGGGAGCACCCGCAAGCGCACGGATAGGTCGCCGGCTGGCAGATTGAATGAGCGCGACTCCTCTTGGTACAGGCGGCCGACCAGTTGGTCCTGCATGAAGATTCCGATTTCGCAGGAGGTGGAAACCTCCAGGCGCTCACGGGAAATGATCAGCACGCCATAGTCCTGATCGGCGTGGGCCCAGAATGCGCACGCCAACAGGCCGGCAAAACCTGCAATACGAAAGGCTGACCAGCGCATGGCTGAATCTCCTGATATGACGGTTGTAGTCGCACTCTGGCGCAGAGTGCAGATGAATGCCAGCCCGGCAGATCTCCCGGAAACTTGACCTTGCCCCGACGGGAAGGTCTTAGATGGCGCCATCGCGTGTTTTCGATGAGAAGAGGAGTCAGCACATGCAGGTATTCAAGGTCCAAGGCATGACCTGCGCGCATTGCGTGCGAGCCGTCATCAGTGCCATCCAGAGGCAAGATCCCACGGCACAGGTGCAGGTTGATCTGGGCAAGGGAGAGGTGAACGTGCAAAGCCAGCTCGGATCTGAGCAGGTCGTCGGATTGATTGAGGAAGAGGGCTATACCGCAACATTGGTCTGACGCGGGCTCCATAGGCGCTTTCGCCGCCCACGCCGCCCACGCCGCCCCGTTGCGCAGCAAGCGCTGCCCATGTAGGAGTGAGCTTGCCCACGAAGACGGGATTTCAGCCAAAGAAGATTTAGCGGATGTACGGACCTCTTCGCGAGCAAGCTCGCTCCTTCACTCATTTCTCGTCAGATAATTCTGCGGCTGAGAGCACTACTCAATAGTGATACCACTTCAGCTCCAGCATCACCTCATTCACCGGCGAAGTCAGCTGGCTGAAATCCCGCTGCGCGCTGAGCCGCAGGCCGAGGTTGCGCGACAGCTCCCATTGCTGGTTAAGGCTGATATTGCGCCGCACCTCACCGTTGGTGAAGTAATCGCCCTTGGTTTCCAGGCTGAAATTACCCAGCGGATTGCGCCACAGCACGCCGGTATTAAAACCCGCCGCCGGCGAAATCAGCGCCGAAAAATCGTTGTTGTGCTCCACCCGCACCGTTCCCATCGCAAAGCCCAGCACGTCATCACCCAATTTCCACGTGCCGCCCGCGCCGCCGTTGACGTGACTGACCAGATTCTCGTCGCCATGCTTGCCGAGCACACGCTCAAGACCGCCCGCCACTTGCCATGACCACGGCTGCAATAGCTCATTGCGCGGTGTCAGCGAGCGGATGGTCGCCAGATCGAGCCGCTGCAGCTGCCAATGGTTGTCTTC contains the following coding sequences:
- a CDS encoding heavy-metal-associated domain-containing protein; the encoded protein is MQVFKVQGMTCAHCVRAVISAIQRQDPTAQVQVDLGKGEVNVQSQLGSEQVVGLIEEEGYTATLV